A part of Pseudoalteromonas arctica A 37-1-2 genomic DNA contains:
- the asnS gene encoding asparagine--tRNA ligase — MSHLAISELLKGNVAVDSQVTIKGWIRTRRDSKAGISFLAVHDGSCFDPIQAVVPNSLNNYDEVTSLTAGCSVSVTGVLVQSAGQGQSYEIQANTVTVLGWVENPDSYPMSAKRHSIEYLREHAHLRPRTNMIGAVTRVRNCLAQAIHRFYHEQGFYWISTPIITASDCEGAGEMFRVSTLDMQNLPLTDKGEVDYSEDFFGKEAFLTVSGQLNGETYASAMSKIYTFGPTFRAENSNTSRHLAEFWMVEPEVAFADLEDIAKLAENMLKYVFKAVLEERRDDMEFFAQRVEKTAITRLEEFVEKDFAQVNYTEAVEILKNCGKKFEYAVEWGVDLQSEHERYLAEEHFKAPVVIKNYPRDIKAFYMRQNEDGKTVAAMDIVAPGIGEIIGGSQREERLDVLDARLEEMGLNKEDYSWYRDLRKYGSVPHSGFGLGFERLVAYVTGMGNVRDVIAFPRTKGSATY; from the coding sequence ATGAGCCATTTAGCGATTTCAGAGCTATTAAAAGGCAATGTTGCGGTAGACAGCCAAGTAACAATTAAGGGCTGGATCCGTACTCGCCGCGATTCAAAAGCAGGAATTTCATTTTTAGCCGTTCATGACGGTTCGTGTTTTGATCCTATTCAAGCGGTAGTTCCTAATTCACTGAATAATTATGATGAAGTTACTAGCTTAACAGCCGGTTGTTCTGTGTCGGTTACTGGTGTTTTAGTACAATCTGCTGGTCAAGGTCAATCTTACGAAATTCAAGCTAACACTGTGACTGTGTTAGGTTGGGTAGAAAACCCAGATTCATACCCAATGTCGGCAAAGCGCCACAGCATTGAGTACTTACGTGAGCACGCTCACCTTCGCCCTCGTACAAATATGATTGGCGCGGTAACTCGTGTACGTAACTGTTTAGCACAAGCTATTCACCGTTTTTACCACGAGCAAGGCTTTTACTGGATCAGCACGCCAATTATTACGGCAAGTGACTGTGAAGGCGCTGGCGAAATGTTCCGTGTATCTACGCTTGATATGCAAAACTTACCGCTTACAGACAAAGGCGAAGTTGATTACAGCGAAGACTTCTTCGGTAAAGAAGCATTCCTTACTGTATCTGGCCAGTTAAATGGCGAAACTTACGCGTCTGCAATGTCAAAAATTTACACGTTTGGCCCAACATTCCGTGCAGAAAATTCAAATACATCACGCCACCTTGCAGAATTTTGGATGGTGGAGCCTGAAGTTGCGTTTGCTGATTTAGAAGACATCGCAAAACTTGCTGAAAATATGCTTAAGTATGTGTTTAAAGCCGTACTTGAAGAGCGCCGTGATGACATGGAATTTTTTGCACAACGTGTAGAAAAAACTGCAATTACGCGTTTAGAAGAATTTGTAGAAAAAGACTTCGCGCAGGTAAATTACACTGAAGCAGTAGAAATCCTTAAAAACTGTGGTAAAAAGTTTGAGTACGCTGTTGAATGGGGTGTAGATTTACAGTCTGAGCACGAGCGTTACTTAGCTGAAGAGCACTTTAAAGCACCGGTAGTTATTAAAAACTACCCACGTGACATTAAAGCATTCTACATGCGCCAAAACGAAGACGGTAAGACCGTTGCCGCAATGGACATTGTAGCACCAGGTATTGGTGAGATCATTGGTGGTTCACAACGTGAAGAACGCCTTGATGTACTTGATGCACGCTTAGAAGAAATGGGCTTAAACAAAGAAGATTACAGCTGGTACCGCGATTTACGTAAATACGGTAGCGTGCCGCACTCAGGCTTTGGTTTAGGCTTTGAACGCTTAGTTGCTTATGTAACAGGTATGGGCAACGTACGTGACGTTATTGCCTTCCCTCGTACTAAAGGCAGCGCAACTTACTAA
- a CDS encoding electron transfer flavoprotein subunit alpha/FixB family protein yields MKTLVIAEHDNGALKPETSKTINAAVKMGFPVDVLIAGNSLSAMSSQVASIDGVANVLVADNSVYEHQLAESMSDLVLSLSDNYSHIVASATTTGKNFMPRVAALLDVAQISEIIAVVDADTFKRPIYAGNAIATVKSLDSKKVITVRASSFDLQGEQSAAAITSIDTVSDSQLSSFVSVEQTESERPELTAATVVISGGRGMQNGENFALLNGIADKLGAAIGASRAAVDAGFVPNDMQVGQTGKIVAPNLYIAVGISGAIQHLAGMKDSKVIVAINKDPDAPIFQVADYGLVADLFEVLPQLESAL; encoded by the coding sequence ATGAAAACACTCGTAATTGCAGAGCACGACAACGGTGCCTTAAAACCAGAAACCTCAAAAACTATTAACGCTGCAGTAAAAATGGGTTTTCCTGTTGATGTGCTTATTGCAGGGAACAGCCTAAGCGCAATGAGCTCACAAGTGGCCAGCATTGATGGCGTAGCTAATGTTTTAGTTGCCGATAATAGCGTTTATGAACATCAGTTAGCTGAGAGCATGAGCGATTTAGTTTTATCGCTTAGCGACAACTACAGCCACATTGTTGCAAGTGCAACGACAACAGGTAAAAACTTTATGCCACGTGTTGCTGCGTTATTAGATGTTGCGCAAATTTCTGAAATTATCGCAGTAGTGGACGCCGATACATTTAAACGTCCAATTTATGCAGGTAATGCAATCGCAACGGTTAAATCACTCGACAGTAAAAAAGTAATTACCGTACGTGCCAGTAGCTTTGATTTACAAGGCGAGCAATCAGCAGCGGCTATAACAAGCATTGATACAGTGTCTGATTCGCAATTAAGTAGCTTTGTAAGTGTTGAACAAACAGAGTCTGAACGACCTGAACTTACGGCTGCCACTGTCGTTATATCGGGTGGTCGCGGTATGCAAAACGGTGAAAACTTTGCACTACTTAATGGTATTGCCGATAAACTCGGTGCTGCGATTGGTGCGTCGCGCGCAGCGGTTGATGCAGGCTTTGTACCTAACGACATGCAAGTAGGGCAAACAGGTAAAATTGTAGCGCCTAATTTATACATTGCAGTAGGGATTAGCGGTGCTATTCAGCATTTAGCCGGTATGAAAGACTCAAAAGTAATTGTCGCGATTAATAAAGACCCCGATGCACCTATTTTTCAAGTCGCAGATTACGGTTTAGTGGCTGATTTGTTTGAAGTACTGCCACAGTTAGAGAGTGCTTTATAG
- a CDS encoding electron transfer flavoprotein-ubiquinone oxidoreductase, with protein sequence MVERETMEFDVVIVGAGPAGLSSAIKLAQLAQEKQQECMICVVEKGSEVGAHVLSGAIFETKALDELLPNWQALGAPVTTKVTNDEIYWFNNEQKSTSIPHFATPKTFHNDGNYIVSMGNVCRWLAEQAESLGVEIFPGFSAHSLIIEDKAVKGIITGNMGVDKDGNEKDGYMPGMELRAKYTIFAEGCRGHLGKQLINEFALDADSSPQHYGLGFKEIWQIDESKHELGKVVHGTGWPLSGDTNGGAFMYHSENNQVVVGLIVDLNYSNPHLSPFDEFQRMKHHPVFKNVLEGGERIAYGARAIAKGGLHSLPKMHFAGGLIIGCDAGTLNFAKIKGNHTAMKSGMIAAEVIFEALQNELANTDLTHYQTAFEQSWAYKELYQSRNFGPAMHKLGKFIGGAYNTLDQNIFNGGLPFTFKDNTPDHSTLVDANAADKIAYPKPDGHLSFDKLSSVFLSNTNHEESQPCHLKLKDVSIPININLVKFDEPAQRYCPAGVYEVQEIAGNKEFVINAQNCVHCKTCDIKDPSQNITWVTPEGAGGPNYPNM encoded by the coding sequence ATGGTCGAACGTGAAACCATGGAATTTGATGTAGTAATTGTTGGCGCTGGCCCTGCGGGGCTTTCAAGTGCAATTAAACTCGCGCAACTAGCACAAGAAAAACAACAAGAGTGCATGATTTGCGTCGTCGAAAAAGGTTCTGAAGTGGGTGCACATGTACTCTCAGGCGCTATTTTTGAAACCAAAGCTTTGGATGAACTGCTACCAAATTGGCAAGCGCTTGGCGCACCGGTTACAACCAAAGTAACTAACGATGAAATTTATTGGTTTAATAACGAGCAAAAATCGACATCAATCCCCCACTTTGCTACGCCAAAAACATTTCATAATGACGGTAACTACATTGTATCTATGGGTAATGTATGTCGATGGCTTGCTGAGCAAGCTGAAAGCTTAGGCGTAGAGATTTTTCCAGGATTTAGCGCACACTCTTTAATAATTGAAGATAAAGCAGTAAAAGGCATTATTACTGGTAATATGGGTGTCGACAAAGACGGTAATGAAAAAGACGGTTACATGCCTGGCATGGAGCTTCGTGCAAAATACACTATATTTGCAGAAGGCTGCCGAGGTCATTTAGGTAAGCAGCTAATTAATGAGTTTGCACTTGATGCAGATTCATCGCCGCAGCATTACGGTTTAGGCTTTAAAGAAATTTGGCAAATTGATGAAAGTAAGCATGAGCTCGGCAAAGTTGTTCATGGTACAGGTTGGCCACTTAGCGGCGATACTAATGGTGGTGCATTTATGTATCACAGTGAAAACAACCAAGTCGTTGTAGGTTTAATTGTTGATTTAAATTACTCAAACCCACATTTAAGCCCGTTCGATGAGTTTCAGCGAATGAAGCACCATCCAGTATTTAAAAACGTACTTGAAGGCGGTGAACGTATTGCTTACGGTGCGCGTGCTATTGCTAAGGGCGGTTTACATTCATTACCAAAAATGCATTTTGCTGGTGGCTTAATTATAGGGTGCGATGCAGGCACACTTAATTTTGCAAAAATTAAAGGTAATCACACCGCAATGAAATCAGGAATGATTGCCGCTGAGGTTATTTTTGAAGCATTGCAAAATGAGTTGGCAAATACCGATTTAACTCATTATCAAACTGCGTTTGAGCAATCGTGGGCATATAAAGAGTTATATCAATCTCGTAACTTTGGCCCTGCTATGCACAAATTAGGTAAATTTATAGGTGGTGCGTATAACACGCTTGATCAAAACATTTTTAATGGTGGTTTACCCTTTACGTTTAAAGATAATACGCCCGATCATTCAACCCTTGTTGATGCTAACGCCGCTGACAAAATAGCGTACCCAAAGCCAGATGGACACCTTAGCTTTGATAAACTCTCAAGTGTGTTTTTATCAAATACTAACCACGAAGAATCACAGCCTTGTCATTTAAAGCTCAAAGATGTGTCAATCCCTATTAACATAAACCTAGTTAAATTTGATGAACCCGCACAACGTTATTGCCCAGCAGGCGTTTACGAAGTACAAGAAATAGCAGGCAATAAAGAGTTTGTTATTAACGCCCAAAACTGTGTGCACTGTAAAACCTGCGATATTAAAGACCCAAGCCAAAACATTACCTGGGTAACCCCAGAAGGTGCTGGTGGGCCAAACTACCCTAATATGTAA
- a CDS encoding HD domain-containing phosphohydrolase, which translates to MKDSPLILVVDDNLQNIELMQAYLEPKGYKTVTATGGQQALDILAQQPVDLILLDIMMPGMNGFEVTRRVREDALLKLLPIVLITALRETKERVKGIDAGCDDFITKPVDKNELLSRVKSLLKIKDYNDLRTNYQKQLEAEVAQRTESLKLAMQSIKAASLETINRLTKAAEYKDEETGAHIQRMSLYSEAVARSVGLDEGTVENILFSASMHDLGKISTPDHILLKAGQLDAAEWEIMKQHTVVGASILSGSDSEVIKLGEIIARSHHEKWDGSGYPDGLKGNEIPIAARVVAIADVFDALSSKRPYKKSFSQEKTFAIIKEGSGKHFDPAVVDAFFAVQEEILAIKQKYAEK; encoded by the coding sequence ATGAAAGATAGCCCTTTAATTTTGGTTGTAGATGACAACCTTCAAAATATAGAACTCATGCAAGCTTATCTTGAACCCAAGGGATATAAAACAGTAACAGCGACTGGCGGGCAACAAGCATTAGATATCTTAGCACAACAACCTGTAGACCTTATTTTACTTGATATAATGATGCCCGGTATGAACGGTTTTGAAGTAACACGCCGTGTTAGAGAAGACGCCCTATTAAAGCTATTACCTATCGTCCTTATTACTGCTTTAAGAGAGACAAAAGAGCGAGTTAAAGGGATTGATGCTGGTTGCGATGATTTTATTACAAAGCCTGTAGATAAAAACGAGCTATTATCGCGCGTTAAGTCCCTTCTTAAGATTAAAGACTATAACGATTTAAGAACAAATTATCAGAAACAATTAGAAGCTGAAGTTGCTCAAAGAACTGAATCATTAAAGCTAGCAATGCAAAGCATTAAAGCCGCATCACTAGAAACAATTAATAGGTTAACCAAAGCTGCTGAATACAAAGATGAAGAAACGGGTGCGCACATTCAACGCATGAGTTTGTATTCTGAGGCCGTTGCACGCAGTGTAGGATTAGATGAGGGAACAGTTGAAAATATTTTATTTTCAGCGTCGATGCACGATCTCGGAAAGATTTCTACACCTGACCATATTTTGCTTAAAGCAGGACAATTAGATGCTGCAGAATGGGAAATAATGAAACAGCACACCGTTGTAGGCGCTAGCATACTTTCAGGTTCTGATTCTGAGGTTATTAAACTCGGTGAAATTATTGCCCGCTCACATCATGAAAAATGGGACGGCTCTGGTTATCCTGATGGCTTAAAAGGTAATGAAATTCCAATTGCAGCACGCGTAGTTGCTATAGCTGATGTATTTGATGCTCTCTCGTCAAAACGTCCTTATAAAAAATCATTCTCGCAAGAAAAAACATTTGCCATTATTAAAGAAGGTAGTGGGAAGCACTTTGACCCCGCAGTAGTGGATGCTTTTTTTGCAGTTCAAGAAGAGATTTTAGCAATTAAACAAAAGTATGCTGAAAAGTAA
- a CDS encoding electron transfer flavoprotein subunit beta/FixA family protein gives MKVLVPIKRVIDYNVKARVKSDNSDVDLTNVKMAMNPFCEIAIEEAIRLKEAGTANEVVAVTIGPKASQEQLRTALALGADKAIHIETDEKLESLHIAKLLAKIVEQESPELIILGKQSIDSDNNQTGQMLAALTKRGQGTFASKVVIENGKVNVTREVDGGLQTVALNLPAVVTTDLRLNEPRYASLPNIMKAKRKPLEVIAADSLGVDLTPRIQLISVEEPAKRTAGIIVEDVAQLVEKLKTEAKVI, from the coding sequence ATGAAAGTTCTCGTACCAATAAAAAGAGTGATTGATTACAACGTAAAAGCACGCGTTAAAAGTGATAACAGCGACGTTGATTTAACCAACGTAAAAATGGCAATGAACCCGTTTTGTGAAATTGCTATAGAAGAAGCTATTCGCCTTAAAGAAGCCGGTACAGCCAATGAAGTTGTTGCTGTTACTATTGGTCCTAAAGCATCGCAAGAGCAATTGCGCACAGCATTAGCACTGGGTGCCGACAAAGCCATTCATATCGAAACCGATGAAAAGCTCGAGTCACTCCATATTGCAAAGCTACTCGCTAAAATTGTAGAGCAAGAATCTCCTGAACTTATAATTTTAGGTAAACAGTCAATCGATTCAGATAATAACCAGACAGGTCAAATGCTAGCGGCTTTAACTAAACGTGGCCAAGGCACATTTGCATCCAAGGTTGTTATTGAAAATGGCAAAGTAAACGTGACCCGCGAAGTTGATGGGGGCCTGCAAACGGTAGCACTTAACTTACCAGCGGTTGTTACAACTGATTTACGCTTAAACGAGCCTCGTTACGCATCACTGCCAAATATTATGAAAGCCAAACGTAAGCCGCTTGAAGTAATAGCAGCTGACTCGCTTGGTGTTGATTTAACACCGCGTATTCAATTAATAAGTGTAGAAGAGCCAGCTAAACGTACCGCAGGAATTATTGTTGAAGACGTTGCACAGCTTGTAGAAAAATTAAAAACAGAGGCAAAGGTGATTTAA
- a CDS encoding ATP-binding protein, translating into MKQVFILRGLPGSGKSYYAQSLADELGGVDESQYLICSTDDYFINEHGEYHFDKFKLSQFHNLNLARFINALAQGMPLVIVDNTNIKKWEFIAYTQAAVALGYQVKEVIVGEVKDKSMQHLYAKRNSHNVPLKTISKMAYMFEW; encoded by the coding sequence ATGAAACAAGTTTTTATTTTACGAGGACTACCAGGAAGCGGTAAGTCTTACTACGCGCAAAGCCTTGCTGACGAATTAGGTGGAGTTGACGAAAGCCAATACCTAATCTGCTCAACTGATGATTACTTTATTAATGAGCATGGCGAATATCATTTCGATAAATTTAAATTGTCGCAATTTCATAATTTAAATTTAGCGCGCTTTATAAATGCACTTGCTCAAGGTATGCCATTGGTGATTGTAGATAACACCAATATTAAAAAGTGGGAATTTATAGCTTACACTCAAGCTGCTGTTGCTTTAGGTTATCAAGTAAAAGAAGTGATAGTGGGTGAAGTGAAAGACAAATCAATGCAGCACTTATATGCTAAACGTAACTCGCATAATGTCCCGCTTAAAACCATAAGCAAAATGGCCTACATGTTTGAGTGGTAG